One genomic window of Salvelinus sp. IW2-2015 unplaced genomic scaffold, ASM291031v2 Un_scaffold4600, whole genome shotgun sequence includes the following:
- the LOC112077467 gene encoding intermembrane lipid transfer protein VPS13C-like, with the protein MESGLGHRTVPLLLAETSLSGTAKNWSSLLYLCSDMTLEVNYFNETHAVWEPLLERVEDGKRRWNLKLEMKNNPSRIRVLFPGTTSWFSPSRVPPSTSVPETP; encoded by the exons ATGGAGTCTGGTCTGGGTCACCGGACGGTCCCCCTGCTACTGGCTGAGACCTCTCTGTCTGGGACGGCCAAGAACTggtcctccctcctctacctctgctCTGACATGACCCTGGAG GTGAACTACTTCAATGAGACCCATGCTGTCTGGGAACCGCTGTTAGAGAGAGTGGAGGACGGCAAACGCAGGTGGAACCTCAAGCTAGAG ATGAAGAACAACCCGTCCAGGATAAGAGTCCTGTTCCCGGGGACGACTTCGTGGTTCTCCCCGAGCCGCGTACCGCCATCAACATCTGTTCCAGAGACACCATAA